Proteins found in one Solitalea lacus genomic segment:
- a CDS encoding TolC family protein, whose product MKKRKILQHIIFLFIALLHISDVQFGFAQNRVALTVKEINLDEILQLAKRNNLELKMSQKDSAIAAEDIKQTKMSRAPFVNVGGIYNYIGNPVLYSGFYSKDTVIDYYHHQASWSIAAGVPLYFGGRINTQITQSEIVSRIRNEALLMTENQLRLSIISQFYTLYKLYREVEIIEANISNVKVNIKQLESKVANGQNLVSDLTRTQLQLSNFQIDVFKTWNSIDLLSNYLCIQTGLPTNTRLQPKNVVLKVPEDQLQYEQCLEEAFANRNEIKQSLLQKSYSEMTLKLSKSFYKPSISGNVIYSSNHPVPGTFPPQPDILNYWAVGIGLTYDLSSIYNLNHRIKADKLQIAKEDDNIKQVKYNIDQEVKAAYVHFIESRTNIIAYQKNVEMAELNYRVVKSRYDNDFALIIDMIDAELQVNDSKMSLNKAIIEAIIQYHSLLYSMGKLN is encoded by the coding sequence ATGAAGAAACGGAAAATTCTACAGCACATTATTTTTTTGTTCATCGCTTTGTTGCATATAAGTGATGTTCAGTTTGGATTTGCTCAAAACAGAGTAGCATTAACAGTAAAAGAAATAAACCTTGACGAAATCCTTCAGCTTGCAAAAAGAAATAACCTGGAACTGAAAATGTCTCAAAAGGACAGTGCTATTGCGGCTGAAGATATTAAACAGACAAAAATGTCAAGGGCTCCGTTTGTTAATGTAGGTGGCATTTATAATTATATAGGTAACCCGGTTTTATATAGCGGTTTTTATTCCAAGGATACCGTAATTGATTATTATCATCATCAGGCAAGCTGGAGCATAGCTGCCGGGGTTCCCCTTTATTTCGGCGGAAGAATTAATACGCAAATTACGCAAAGCGAAATTGTAAGCCGTATCCGGAATGAAGCATTATTGATGACAGAAAATCAATTGAGGCTTTCAATCATTTCTCAATTTTATACACTTTATAAACTTTACCGAGAAGTTGAAATTATTGAAGCTAACATCAGTAACGTAAAAGTAAACATCAAACAATTAGAGTCGAAAGTAGCAAACGGACAGAACCTTGTAAGTGATCTTACCCGTACACAGTTACAATTGTCAAATTTTCAAATAGACGTTTTTAAAACCTGGAACAGCATTGATTTGTTGAGCAATTATTTATGTATTCAAACCGGATTGCCAACCAATACCCGTTTACAGCCCAAAAATGTGGTTTTGAAAGTTCCAGAAGATCAGCTTCAGTATGAACAATGTCTTGAAGAGGCTTTTGCAAACCGCAATGAAATAAAGCAATCTTTGTTGCAAAAGAGTTATTCGGAAATGACGTTAAAATTGTCAAAGAGTTTTTATAAACCGTCTATTTCGGGTAATGTCATTTATAGCTCTAACCATCCGGTTCCGGGAACCTTTCCGCCCCAGCCCGATATTTTAAACTACTGGGCTGTAGGCATTGGCTTAACTTATGACCTTTCGAGTATCTACAACTTGAATCATCGCATAAAGGCTGATAAGCTTCAAATTGCCAAAGAAGACGATAATATAAAACAGGTTAAGTATAACATTGATCAGGAAGTAAAGGCTGCTTATGTTCATTTTATTGAAAGCAGAACGAATATTATAGCCTATCAGAAAAATGTTGAAATGGCTGAACTTAACTACCGGGTCGTAAAAAGCAGATACGATAATGACTTTGCATTAATCATTGATATGATTGATGCTGAATTACAGGTGAATGATTCAAAAATGTCATTAAACAAGGCCATTATTGAAGCGATCATTCAATATCATTCATTATTATATTCAATGGGTAAACTGAATTAA
- a CDS encoding HlyD family secretion protein, protein MMDGKTTDGGEKKRNRIIEIIAILFLAAGVLWMVSIFFDFSNTIKTNNAQVDADIAAVTSRVSGNIKAIKFSEYGKVRAGDTILLLDDEEFRIKVAQAEADLDIAKANLATAKQTVVTSISSQQATEARLKGNAANLEKAEKNFKRFTNMYRDSAVTLNQFDQVTAQLKSEQANLQAIRSDVNTSKSVIEQNQLNIESLKATIKRKEADLAAAQLQLSYTKIIAPVDGIVGERTVHVGELVNVNQVVAEIVAQNKKWVTANFKETQMDDIKVGQQVDIMVDALGGKIFKGTVKDLSPATGARFSMVAPDNSTGNFVKITQRIPVRIEFVDDPEKLVEIKPGMNVTVEIK, encoded by the coding sequence ATGATGGACGGAAAAACTACTGATGGGGGAGAAAAAAAAAGAAATCGAATAATCGAAATTATTGCTATCCTGTTTTTAGCAGCTGGTGTACTGTGGATGGTTTCAATATTTTTTGATTTTAGTAATACTATAAAAACTAATAATGCCCAGGTTGATGCAGATATAGCTGCGGTAACCTCGCGTGTGTCAGGTAACATCAAAGCAATTAAGTTTAGTGAGTATGGGAAGGTGAGGGCAGGAGATACGATTCTACTACTTGATGATGAAGAATTCCGTATAAAAGTAGCTCAAGCGGAAGCCGATTTGGACATTGCAAAAGCAAATCTTGCCACAGCAAAGCAGACTGTAGTAACCTCAATATCTTCGCAGCAAGCAACTGAAGCCCGGCTAAAAGGCAATGCTGCCAATCTCGAAAAAGCTGAAAAAAACTTTAAGCGTTTTACCAATATGTATAGAGATTCAGCTGTTACGCTCAATCAATTCGACCAAGTGACCGCACAGCTAAAGTCCGAACAAGCCAATCTTCAAGCAATACGAAGCGATGTGAATACCAGTAAGTCTGTAATTGAGCAGAATCAGTTAAATATTGAATCTCTTAAAGCAACTATTAAACGTAAGGAGGCTGACCTTGCAGCTGCTCAATTACAATTGTCATATACAAAAATTATAGCCCCTGTTGATGGAATTGTGGGAGAGCGAACAGTTCATGTTGGGGAGTTGGTAAATGTAAATCAGGTAGTTGCTGAGATAGTCGCACAGAACAAAAAATGGGTTACGGCAAATTTTAAAGAAACTCAAATGGATGATATTAAGGTAGGGCAACAAGTTGATATTATGGTGGATGCTTTAGGAGGAAAAATCTTTAAGGGTACAGTGAAGGACCTGTCTCCTGCAACAGGCGCCAGATTTTCGATGGTGGCTCCTGATAATTCAACCGGAAATTTTGTGAAAATAACACAACGCATACCCGTGAGGATAGAGTTTGTTGACGATCCTGAAAAGCTTGTGGAAATAAAGCCAGGAATGAATGTTACTGTTGAAATTAAATGA
- the galB gene encoding beta-galactosidase GalB → MNKKRVVRKLLFLLLLFSVANAYSQSVRTEENFDHIWLFARYGLQADGSSVVEPKNVQNNAFDDTKWRKLDLPHDWGIEGPFRADLDGNTGKLPWRGIGWYRKHFTVSANDKDKRFYIDFDGAMANAEVWLNGHKIGERPYGYTSFRVDLTPYIWEGKENIIAVRLDTELLGSRWYPGAGIYRHVRLVKTAPVHVAQWGVFVTTPQITDSYGNVSVAVAIDNRLTKPVNVDYKLEIFELSANDIAQKKVATVEKKTLFINPNQTSSDSVVVKVNKPKLWDLEHPNRYLAKVSVFEGGKLTDQYSAPFGFRTIQFTHTNGFLLNGKRVPLQGTCNHHDLGALGAAVNIHALARQLTILKNMGCNALRTSHNPPAPELLTLADKMGMLVMDEAFDCFLISKDDKNKNDYARWFEKWHENDLGSLIKRDRNHPSVILWSTGNEIPEQYYPDKFYLFTQLRNVIRKYDPTRPVTCGISAPNQTAFNGVELTVDVHGMNYGSGDAYGGPDLYKRFLNFKGHEHFTGYGSETSSTISSRDEYFPGNFQVSSYDLTEPGWGSLPDAEFAALDKNPAICGEFVWTGFDYLGEPTPFNSDASLLLNHASLSKEELENKKLELAKMEAMRPPSRSSYFGIVDLAGFPKDRYYLYQARWKPDLPMVHILPHWNFAERLGKVTPVFIYTSGDEAELFLNGKSLGRKKKQSYEYRLRWNDVVYEPGELKAVAYKNGKKWATSSVKTTGTPAMMKLSADKTSIKADGEDLSFVTIAVTDKEGNRVPTANHLISCKLEGPGEVVATDNGDASCLITFSNPVRPAFNGLLLAIIKAKPQQKGKLKLTVIADGLASSSIDIDIK, encoded by the coding sequence ATGAATAAAAAGCGTGTTGTAAGAAAATTACTTTTCCTTCTTTTACTTTTTTCAGTTGCCAATGCATATAGTCAGTCAGTAAGAACAGAAGAGAATTTCGATCATATTTGGCTTTTTGCTCGTTACGGTTTACAGGCTGATGGTTCTTCTGTTGTGGAGCCAAAAAACGTCCAAAACAATGCTTTTGATGACACGAAATGGCGAAAACTTGACTTGCCCCATGATTGGGGAATTGAGGGTCCATTTAGAGCTGATTTAGATGGTAATACCGGGAAACTTCCATGGAGAGGTATTGGGTGGTACCGAAAGCATTTTACTGTTTCAGCCAACGATAAAGACAAACGGTTCTATATAGACTTTGATGGCGCTATGGCCAATGCCGAGGTATGGTTGAATGGTCACAAAATTGGGGAGCGACCTTATGGATATACTTCATTCCGGGTAGATTTGACACCCTATATTTGGGAAGGCAAAGAAAACATTATTGCCGTACGATTAGATACGGAGCTATTGGGTTCGCGTTGGTATCCGGGAGCAGGAATTTACCGGCATGTACGTTTGGTAAAAACAGCTCCTGTGCATGTGGCGCAATGGGGTGTTTTTGTCACTACTCCTCAAATAACCGATAGTTACGGCAATGTTTCAGTTGCTGTTGCTATCGATAATCGATTAACTAAACCGGTCAATGTAGATTATAAGCTGGAAATATTTGAGCTGAGCGCCAATGATATTGCGCAAAAAAAAGTAGCCACCGTTGAAAAGAAAACATTATTCATTAATCCTAATCAAACGAGTTCGGACTCGGTTGTGGTAAAAGTGAATAAGCCTAAATTGTGGGATTTGGAGCATCCTAATCGGTATTTAGCGAAAGTGTCTGTATTTGAAGGGGGAAAGTTAACCGACCAGTATTCGGCGCCATTTGGATTTCGCACCATCCAATTTACGCACACTAACGGCTTTTTATTAAATGGAAAACGAGTACCGCTTCAAGGTACCTGTAATCACCATGATTTAGGAGCTTTGGGAGCTGCTGTTAATATCCATGCTTTGGCTCGACAACTGACCATTTTAAAAAATATGGGGTGTAACGCCTTGCGGACTTCCCACAATCCGCCTGCACCCGAACTGCTTACGCTTGCTGATAAAATGGGAATGTTGGTAATGGATGAAGCTTTTGATTGTTTTCTTATTTCAAAAGATGATAAAAACAAAAATGATTATGCTCGTTGGTTTGAAAAATGGCATGAAAATGATTTGGGATCATTAATTAAGCGTGATAGAAATCACCCTTCTGTTATTCTTTGGAGTACGGGAAATGAAATTCCGGAGCAATATTATCCTGATAAATTCTACTTGTTTACTCAATTGCGAAATGTGATTCGCAAGTACGATCCTACTCGTCCGGTTACTTGCGGTATTTCAGCACCTAATCAAACTGCTTTCAACGGGGTTGAATTGACAGTGGATGTACATGGGATGAATTACGGTTCGGGTGATGCTTATGGAGGGCCTGATTTATATAAACGCTTTTTAAATTTTAAAGGGCATGAGCATTTTACCGGTTACGGAAGTGAAACAAGTTCTACTATAAGTTCACGAGATGAATATTTCCCTGGAAATTTTCAAGTGTCTTCATATGATTTAACAGAACCCGGCTGGGGATCGCTGCCCGATGCGGAATTTGCTGCATTAGATAAGAATCCGGCTATTTGTGGTGAATTTGTTTGGACCGGTTTCGACTACTTAGGGGAACCTACACCGTTTAACAGCGATGCAAGTCTTTTATTAAATCATGCTTCTTTGAGCAAAGAAGAACTGGAAAATAAAAAGTTGGAGTTAGCTAAAATGGAGGCGATGCGTCCTCCTTCAAGAAGTAGTTATTTTGGAATTGTTGATTTGGCGGGCTTTCCCAAAGACCGTTATTATTTATATCAGGCCAGATGGAAACCTGATTTACCCATGGTTCATATTTTACCGCATTGGAATTTCGCCGAGCGTTTGGGGAAAGTTACGCCTGTATTTATCTATACTTCTGGTGATGAAGCGGAACTGTTTTTAAATGGCAAATCCTTGGGAAGAAAAAAGAAACAGTCCTATGAGTATCGTTTACGTTGGAATGATGTTGTCTACGAGCCTGGCGAGTTAAAAGCGGTAGCCTATAAAAATGGTAAGAAGTGGGCTACTTCAAGTGTAAAAACTACCGGGACGCCTGCAATGATGAAACTTTCGGCAGATAAAACTTCTATTAAAGCCGACGGAGAAGATTTATCATTTGTGACCATTGCCGTTACTGATAAAGAAGGCAATAGGGTGCCAACGGCCAATCACCTTATATCGTGCAAGTTGGAAGGTCCTGGTGAGGTTGTTGCAACCGACAATGGTGATGCCTCCTGTTTAATTACTTTTTCTAATCCAGTTCGTCCCGCATTTAACGGCTTGCTGTTAGCTATCATCAAAGCCAAACCGCAGCAAAAGGGTAAGTTAAAATTAACGGTTATTGCTGATGGATTGGCCAGTAGTTCAATCGATATAGATATAAAGTAA
- a CDS encoding MFS transporter, translated as MRWKKAELFKATGLYLLIIPFLNALNATGYENAQIQGHFGASSVEFMYINLIPFFTIVAGLPLALELSKKFPLKSMMLIITIISIILNTCSAFASSILWFTFWRSLLAFFSIFGIVAAIIPIVLLYNPTLNMAIMYGIIQFIIQGSSNLYKFLGAQFASVYDWRTSLLMLNINFFLCILLTFVFIRKDVPLGKQPFRFDFKGWILLILFLLPLLFIAAEGQNREWFFDSKIALATAVWLIITACYIFYARNTTNPIIDFEVYKYKNVVQGTLFFFLIGLANGTGSVIMGYMSGLLGFNDLYIARTHLYIFLGLTISVPVCTYMMYHKVYLNVAAIIGFLAFTLYHMLMYFRFYPGIGEEDFILPLIIKGIGIGFLYLLSALYISESVPKQLSTSRMMSGIVARIVFATIIGGVVLSTFIANTTIQHKTGISQQLTPGNEAAAQKKANTKSYYLYQGLKSTEADKMADNPLQAEMTEPATLLTYKDIYLVMAVVSFLPILLILFLRIGRRPLQRIEVEPLPI; from the coding sequence ATGCGATGGAAAAAAGCGGAGTTGTTTAAAGCAACAGGATTATATCTCCTGATTATTCCGTTTCTGAATGCTCTCAATGCAACTGGGTATGAGAACGCTCAGATACAGGGCCACTTTGGGGCTTCTTCGGTGGAGTTTATGTATATCAATCTAATTCCCTTTTTTACGATAGTTGCCGGTTTACCCTTAGCGCTTGAACTTTCTAAAAAGTTTCCGCTAAAGTCAATGATGCTTATAATAACGATTATCTCAATTATTCTCAATACTTGTTCAGCTTTTGCCTCCTCTATCTTATGGTTTACCTTTTGGCGCTCGCTGCTTGCTTTCTTCTCCATTTTCGGTATTGTGGCAGCTATTATTCCTATTGTGCTTCTTTATAATCCAACACTTAATATGGCCATCATGTATGGCATCATACAGTTTATCATACAAGGAAGCAGTAATCTTTATAAGTTTTTAGGGGCCCAGTTTGCAAGTGTTTACGATTGGCGCACCTCATTGTTAATGCTTAACATTAATTTTTTTCTGTGCATATTATTAACGTTTGTGTTTATCAGAAAAGATGTGCCCTTAGGTAAGCAACCTTTTCGATTTGATTTTAAAGGCTGGATTTTGTTGATTTTATTTTTGTTGCCATTACTATTTATTGCTGCTGAAGGACAAAATCGGGAGTGGTTTTTCGATTCAAAAATAGCACTAGCCACAGCAGTATGGCTAATAATAACAGCTTGTTATATTTTCTATGCTAGAAATACAACAAACCCAATTATTGATTTTGAAGTTTATAAGTATAAGAATGTGGTACAGGGCACCTTATTCTTTTTTTTAATAGGATTGGCAAATGGAACCGGTAGTGTGATAATGGGGTATATGTCGGGTTTACTCGGTTTTAACGACCTGTACATCGCCAGAACCCATTTGTACATATTCCTTGGATTAACAATCTCAGTTCCTGTTTGCACTTATATGATGTATCATAAAGTGTATTTAAACGTTGCCGCCATTATTGGTTTTCTTGCATTCACCCTGTATCATATGCTTATGTATTTCAGGTTTTATCCCGGAATCGGAGAAGAGGATTTTATTTTGCCATTAATTATAAAAGGTATTGGTATTGGTTTTTTATACTTATTAAGTGCATTGTATATTTCTGAAAGCGTTCCTAAACAATTAAGTACTTCTCGTATGATGAGTGGAATAGTAGCCCGGATTGTTTTTGCGACAATTATAGGCGGCGTTGTTTTAAGTACTTTTATTGCCAATACAACCATACAACACAAAACAGGTATTAGTCAGCAACTCACACCAGGCAATGAGGCTGCGGCACAAAAAAAGGCGAACACTAAAAGTTATTATTTGTACCAAGGGTTAAAATCAACAGAGGCCGATAAAATGGCTGATAATCCTTTGCAGGCTGAAATGACAGAACCTGCGACCTTGCTTACTTATAAAGATATTTATTTAGTGATGGCAGTTGTAAGCTTTCTCCCAATTCTATTGATATTGTTCTTAAGAATTGGAAGACGCCCATTGCAGCGCATTGAAGTTGAGCCGTTGCCGATATAA
- a CDS encoding beta-galactosidase, translating to MKRLILVCLLACAQIVFAQNAIKKSGNPSATAKTKGTFVLGKKEFLLNGKPFLIRAGEIHFPRIPREYWDHRIKLCKAMGMNTICIYLFWNFHEQKPDQFDFTGQKDVATFVKLVQANGMYCIVRPGPYACAEWDMGGLPWWLLKKADVKVRTNEDSYFMDRSAKYLKEVGKQLAPLQIQNGGNIIMVQVENEYAGFGNSSEYMEATRKNLKAAGFDKVQLMRCDWPSSFDSYTTDPEVAITLNFMAGSDVDKQFKRFQEKHSEAPLMCGEYWTGWFDNWGNPHETRSVKSFIGSLKDMMDRKISFSLYMAHGGTTFGQWGGANSPPYSAMVTSYDYNAPIGEQGNTTEKFFAVRDLLKKYLNPGEKLGDIPAPIPVITIPKITFEEAAPLFDNLPQGKESVNIKPMEMFDQGWGRINYRTNLTASSTPRKLNITEVHDWAQVFVDGKLIGKLDRRRADSTIEIPATKAGAVLDILVEATGRVNFGEAVIDRKGITEKVEILDRNTVQELKNWTVYNFPVDYQFQAKAKFVKQKVNGPAWYRAKFNLNKTGDTYIDLSTWGKGMIWVNGYNIGRFWKIGPQQTFLMPGVWLKKGVNEIIILDLEGPREAAVQGLKDPILDKINPDASLLSRKVGQNLILANEKPVFEGSFDAADSWKTVSFASASKGRYFCFEALSSQENDNYTSIAEMQLLGKDGKPISTQKWKVIYADSEEVTAANNSAEKVFDNQESTIWHTQYIGNQSNTKHPHQLVIDLGKDEEITGFRCLPRSDKSKNGMVKDYKVYLKSAVFNF from the coding sequence ATGAAAAGATTAATACTGGTTTGCTTATTAGCATGCGCACAAATTGTATTTGCTCAGAATGCAATTAAAAAATCGGGTAATCCATCAGCTACTGCTAAAACAAAAGGAACCTTTGTTTTAGGTAAGAAGGAGTTTTTACTAAATGGAAAACCGTTTTTAATTAGAGCCGGCGAAATTCATTTTCCACGTATCCCCAGAGAATATTGGGATCATCGTATTAAGCTTTGCAAAGCAATGGGGATGAATACCATTTGTATTTACCTCTTTTGGAACTTTCATGAACAAAAGCCAGATCAATTTGATTTTACAGGACAAAAGGATGTAGCAACCTTTGTCAAACTTGTTCAGGCCAATGGCATGTATTGTATAGTTAGACCCGGACCCTATGCATGTGCTGAATGGGATATGGGGGGATTGCCTTGGTGGTTGCTTAAAAAGGCTGATGTAAAGGTAAGAACTAATGAGGATAGCTATTTTATGGATAGATCAGCCAAGTACTTAAAGGAAGTTGGAAAACAATTGGCTCCTTTACAAATTCAAAACGGGGGCAATATTATAATGGTGCAGGTTGAAAATGAGTATGCGGGTTTTGGAAATAGTTCTGAATATATGGAGGCAACCAGAAAAAACCTTAAGGCTGCCGGCTTTGATAAAGTACAACTAATGCGCTGTGACTGGCCTTCTTCTTTTGATTCTTACACAACTGATCCTGAAGTTGCCATAACGCTCAATTTTATGGCAGGATCAGATGTGGATAAGCAATTCAAACGCTTTCAGGAAAAGCATTCTGAGGCTCCATTAATGTGTGGTGAGTACTGGACTGGCTGGTTCGATAACTGGGGCAATCCACATGAAACCCGCTCAGTTAAAAGTTTTATTGGGAGTTTGAAAGATATGATGGATAGGAAAATATCCTTCAGCTTATACATGGCCCATGGCGGTACAACATTCGGACAATGGGGTGGAGCCAACTCACCGCCTTATTCAGCAATGGTGACTTCTTATGATTACAATGCCCCAATTGGTGAACAAGGCAATACAACTGAAAAGTTTTTTGCCGTTCGTGACCTGTTAAAAAAATACTTGAATCCGGGCGAAAAATTAGGAGACATTCCAGCTCCTATTCCTGTAATAACAATACCTAAAATTACCTTTGAAGAGGCTGCTCCATTGTTTGATAATTTACCACAAGGTAAAGAGTCTGTAAATATCAAACCGATGGAGATGTTTGACCAAGGTTGGGGAAGAATAAATTACAGAACGAATTTAACGGCATCTTCAACCCCAAGAAAACTGAATATTACTGAAGTTCATGACTGGGCTCAAGTTTTTGTTGATGGAAAATTAATCGGAAAACTTGATCGAAGAAGGGCAGACAGTACAATTGAAATTCCTGCAACAAAAGCAGGTGCTGTCTTGGATATTTTAGTGGAAGCAACTGGTCGGGTGAATTTTGGAGAAGCGGTAATAGACAGAAAAGGTATCACAGAGAAGGTTGAAATTTTAGATAGAAATACTGTTCAAGAACTAAAGAATTGGACCGTATATAATTTCCCTGTTGATTATCAATTTCAAGCCAAAGCAAAATTTGTAAAGCAAAAGGTAAATGGGCCGGCTTGGTACCGAGCCAAGTTTAACCTTAACAAAACTGGTGATACCTATATAGATTTAAGTACCTGGGGTAAAGGAATGATTTGGGTGAATGGTTATAACATTGGGCGTTTTTGGAAAATTGGTCCGCAACAAACTTTTCTTATGCCAGGGGTTTGGCTTAAAAAGGGAGTGAATGAAATCATTATCCTTGATTTGGAAGGGCCTAGAGAGGCTGCTGTTCAAGGTTTAAAGGATCCGATTCTTGATAAAATTAATCCTGATGCTTCTTTGTTAAGCAGAAAAGTAGGACAAAATCTCATTTTGGCTAATGAGAAGCCTGTTTTTGAAGGAAGTTTTGATGCTGCCGATAGCTGGAAAACAGTAAGCTTTGCATCGGCTTCAAAAGGCAGGTACTTCTGTTTTGAAGCTTTAAGCTCACAAGAGAATGACAACTACACTTCTATAGCAGAGATGCAATTGTTGGGTAAGGATGGAAAACCTATTTCAACGCAAAAATGGAAAGTGATTTATGCTGATAGTGAGGAGGTAACTGCTGCAAATAATTCTGCAGAAAAGGTCTTCGATAATCAGGAATCAACTATTTGGCATACTCAATATATCGGAAACCAGAGCAATACTAAACATCCTCACCAGTTAGTAATTGATTTAGGAAAGGATGAGGAAATTACGGGTTTTAGGTGCCTTCCTCGTTCAGACAAAAGTAAGAATGGAATGGTTAAAGATTATAAGGTGTATCTGAAATCAGCTGTGTTTAATTTCTAA
- a CDS encoding potassium channel family protein, with protein sequence MFIQVIISLIIIAITIFIHGVGTSLLVKYLLRKHESKDHVFRFVKTMKILSYTAVVLMLMHYLEIALWALAYLAIPELEKLSTWEEAIYFSTVTYTTLGYGDITLSPVWRIMSGFEAMNGILLFGWSTAMFYAVVQRMVELTKQRA encoded by the coding sequence ATGTTTATACAAGTTATTATTAGCCTTATAATTATTGCTATAACCATTTTTATACATGGTGTGGGTACCTCATTGCTGGTTAAATACCTTTTGCGAAAGCATGAATCAAAGGATCATGTGTTTAGATTTGTTAAAACCATGAAAATACTTTCCTATACGGCAGTAGTTTTAATGCTGATGCACTATCTGGAAATTGCACTTTGGGCTTTGGCATACCTGGCGATACCGGAGCTTGAGAAACTAAGTACTTGGGAAGAAGCCATTTATTTTTCAACGGTTACTTATACTACATTAGGTTACGGCGACATAACCCTTTCTCCTGTATGGCGCATTATGAGCGGTTTTGAAGCCATGAATGGTATACTCCTGTTTGGTTGGTCTACAGCAATGTTTTATGCGGTGGTACAACGAATGGTAGAATTAACAAAGCAACGAGCATAA
- a CDS encoding AI-2E family transporter — MNNELENNSSLEKKVIDLSLKLILILILVAWCAMIILPFITLVLWAVILAITIYPMYKHLLKLLNGKKAFASTAVTIILLCILLIPAILMIGAIVDEAKELKTAFVNKTLVVPPPNPKVAEWPLVGKEIYKAWSSLSTNLESAIVTYHDQILEVGQKIVGAMRSVFSNIMMFTFSIIIAGIFLAYSDESEKSTNAFAKRLVGSKGDEFNKLVIQTIRNVSKGILGVAFIQFVIMGACFMLAGVPLAGLWAILVFLIALIQLPGAIVAIPVIIYIYSVKEPVPATIWAIIILLCGLSDNVLKPLLMGKGAPVPMIVIFLGAIGGFMLSGFIGLFTGAVVLSLGYKLSGIWINYDSPQPTAKKE, encoded by the coding sequence ATGAACAACGAGCTAGAAAATAATTCGTCATTGGAAAAGAAAGTTATAGACCTTTCGCTAAAACTGATATTAATATTAATTCTTGTTGCCTGGTGTGCAATGATTATTTTACCATTTATAACTCTGGTGCTATGGGCAGTTATTTTGGCCATCACAATTTACCCTATGTATAAACATCTGCTTAAGTTGCTAAATGGGAAAAAAGCATTTGCAAGTACTGCCGTAACCATTATTCTACTTTGCATACTTCTTATACCTGCAATTTTGATGATAGGAGCAATTGTAGACGAGGCCAAGGAGTTAAAAACTGCTTTTGTTAATAAAACTCTTGTTGTTCCACCGCCTAACCCTAAGGTTGCAGAATGGCCATTGGTTGGAAAAGAGATATATAAAGCTTGGTCCTCACTATCCACAAATTTAGAATCAGCGATTGTTACCTATCATGATCAGATATTGGAGGTTGGTCAAAAAATAGTGGGAGCCATGCGCAGTGTGTTTTCTAATATTATGATGTTTACATTTTCAATAATTATAGCTGGAATATTTTTAGCCTACAGCGATGAGTCTGAAAAGTCAACTAATGCATTTGCCAAACGTCTCGTTGGGAGCAAGGGAGATGAGTTTAACAAATTAGTAATACAAACAATTCGGAATGTTTCCAAAGGAATCTTAGGGGTCGCATTCATACAGTTCGTAATAATGGGTGCGTGTTTTATGCTTGCTGGAGTTCCGCTTGCCGGATTATGGGCAATATTGGTGTTTTTAATAGCTCTTATTCAACTGCCTGGAGCAATCGTAGCCATACCTGTAATAATTTACATATACTCTGTTAAAGAACCAGTCCCTGCCACTATATGGGCTATAATAATTCTACTTTGTGGATTAAGTGATAATGTGCTTAAACCCTTATTAATGGGTAAAGGGGCTCCTGTTCCTATGATTGTAATTTTTCTTGGAGCCATTGGAGGGTTTATGTTATCAGGTTTCATTGGCTTGTTTACCGGTGCCGTTGTACTCTCATTGGGTTATAAACTTAGCGGCATATGGATAAATTACGATAGCCCTCAACCAACAGCAAAAAAAGAATAA